TACTCCAAATACATGGGGTAAAGTTCTCTTATATCCAAAGGTAAGTCCAGAAGATAAAAGTAGGACATTATTAGGTCCTGGGGTTATTGTAGCTGTTAGTGCGAATGTTGCTATAGAAATCAACAGTGAAACTGTGTATAACTCTTCCATTTATACTCCTTTGTATTTTTTTAGGGAGATTCTTTTCCCAAAAGTATTGATTACTAATGCCAATATAATTAACCCTGCTGCCACTATTTTAATAAGTCCAATCTTTTCATCAAAAATAAAATATGACCCAGCTATTCCAAATATTGGAATAAGCAAACTAAGGGGTGCCACACTTGATACTGGATACTTATGTAAGAGTGTATTCCATATCCAATAACCTAAAAGCGTAGTTGGATAAACTTGAAACATAATTGAAAAAATAGCCATATTACTAAGATTTTCAAAAAAGTTTGTAAATACAATACCTCCATTTGTTAAAAATGCTAAAACAAATAGTGGAATAGGTGAAAATAGACTTGCCCAAACCATAAATGAAAATAGATTTTTAGTACCAGCTTTTTTTATAATGATATTTGTAAAACTAAGTGATACAGCAGCAATTAATACAAGTACCGAACCAAGTATTGTCACAGAACCATCAGTAACACT
This portion of the Arcobacter nitrofigilis DSM 7299 genome encodes:
- a CDS encoding EamA family transporter translates to MKINDLLLAVLVAFIWGVNFSVIKLGLLSLDPFILSGMRFLLCALPLVFFVKKPKVHIKWLISYGLLFGVGLWGMVSLGIYFGMSAGMASLVLQMSAFLTVILGAILLDETIDITKKIAFAISLFGLLLIISVTDGSVTILGSVLVLIAAVSLSFTNIIIKKAGTKNLFSFMVWASLFSPIPLFVLAFLTNGGIVFTNFFENLSNMAIFSIMFQVYPTTLLGYWIWNTLLHKYPVSSVAPLSLLIPIFGIAGSYFIFDEKIGLIKIVAAGLIILALVINTFGKRISLKKYKGV